A single region of the Tachyglossus aculeatus isolate mTacAcu1 chromosome X1, mTacAcu1.pri, whole genome shotgun sequence genome encodes:
- the ZCCHC10 gene encoding zinc finger CCHC domain-containing protein 10: MATPMHRLIARRKAEANKQHVRCQKCLEFGHWTYECTGKRKYLYRPSRTAELTKALKEKENRLLLQQSIGETNIERKTKKKRSKSVTSSSSSSRASSASDSSSESEDSSTSSSSDESDSEESSSSSSTSRSSTSSSSSDSESDSSSSTSSSSSTDSSSDDEPPKKKKKK, encoded by the exons ATGGCGACTCCCATGCACCGCCTCATCGCTCGGAGAAAGGC GGAAGCAAATAAGCAGCATGTGAGGTGCCAGAAGTGTTTAGAATTTGGACACTGGACTTACGAATGcacaggaaaaagaaaataccTGTACAGGCCTTCAAGAACTGCAGAATTAACAAAagctttaaaagaaaaagaaaacagattgCTATTGCAGCAAAG CATTGGAGAAACTAATATAGAAAGGAAGACAAAGAAAAAAAG GTCTAAGAGCGTCACTAGCTCAAGTAGCAGCAGTAGGGCCAGTTCAGCCAGCGATTCTTCTTCAGAGAGCGAAGACTCCTCTACGTCTTCCTCTTCGGATGAGAGCGATAGTGAGGAGAGTTCTTCCAGCTCGTCTACCTCCCGCTCTTCAACAAGTTCCTCCTCTTCCGACTCCGAATcagattccagctcttccaccagCAGCAGCTCCAGCACAGACAGCAGCTCTGACGATGAGCCaccaaagaagaagaagaaaaaatag